Proteins encoded together in one Quercus lobata isolate SW786 chromosome 3, ValleyOak3.0 Primary Assembly, whole genome shotgun sequence window:
- the LOC115981057 gene encoding germin-like protein subfamily 1 member 7, whose protein sequence is MTKFVIVAILALAASLVSAYDPSPLQDFCVAVNYTDSAVFVNGKFCKDAATVTANDFFFSGLNIPGNIAASKLGSSVNLVNVDKLVGLNTLGISLARLDFASYGLNPPHIHPRGTELLVVMEGTLLVGFVTSNPNKLFTKVLNKGDVFVFPVGLIHFQFNIGQTNAVAFASLNSQNPGLITIANTIFGSNPPINLDVLAKAFQLDKNVVDYLQKQF, encoded by the exons atgacaaaatttgTAATTGTGGCCATTTTGGCTTTGGCAGCCTCGCTTGTTTCAGCTTATGACCCGAGTCCTTTGCAAGACTTTTGTGTCGCAGTTAACTACACTGATTCTGCTG TATTTGtgaatggaaaattttgcaagGACGCAGCAACTGTCACAGCCAacgattttttcttttctggacTCAATATTCCTGGAAACATAGCTGCAAGTAAACTTGGATCAAGTGTCAATCTTGTGAACGTCGATAAATTAGTAGGTCTCAACACTCTAGGCATATCATTGGCTCGTCTTGACTTTGCATCATATGGCTTGAATCCTCCTCACATTCACCCACGTGGCACTGAGCTTTTGGTAGTCATGGAGGGTACTCTCTTGGTTGGATTTGTCACATCCAATCCAAACAAACTCTTTACCAAAGTTCTGAACAAGGGAGACGTCTTTGTATTCCCAGTTGGTCTCATTCACTTCCAGTTCAACATAGGGCAGACCAATGCTGTTGCATTTGCCAGTCTCAATAGTCAGAATCCTGGGTTGATTACCATAGCAAACACAATCTTTGGATCTAATCCTCCAATCAATCTTGATGTTCTCGCCAAGGCCTTCCAGTTGGACAAGAATGTAGTTGATTATCTTCAGAAACAATTCTAG
- the LOC115982278 gene encoding germin-like protein subfamily 1 member 7, translating into MMKVVIVAILALATTLVSAYDPSPLQDFCVAINNTDSAVFVNGKFCKDPATVIANDFFFPGLNIPGNTAASKLGSSVNLVNVDKLPGLNTLGISLARLDFAPYGLNPPHTHPRGTELLVVMEGTLLVGFVTSNPNKLFTKVLNKGDVFVFPIGLIHFQFNIGQTNAVAFAGLSSQNPGLITIANAVFGSNPPINPDVLAKAFQLDKNVVDYLQKQF; encoded by the exons ATGATGAAAGTTGTAATTGTGGCCATTTTGGCTTTAGCAACCACCCTTGTTTCAGCTTATGACCCTAGTCCATTGCAAGACTTTTGTGTCGCAATTAACAACACCGATTCTGCTG TATTTGtgaatggaaaattttgcaagGACCCAGCAACTGTCATAGCCAACGATTTTTTCTTTCCCGGGCTCAATATTCCTGGAAACACAGCTGCAAGTAAACTTGGATCAAGTGTCAATCTTGTGAACGTTGATAAATTACCGGGCCTCAACACTTTAGGCATATCTTTGGCTCGTCTCGACTTTGCACCATATGGCCTAAATCCTCCTCACACTCACCCTCGCGGCACTGAGCTTTTGGTAGTCATGGAGGGTACTCTATTGGTTGGATTTGTCACATCCAACCCAAACAAACTCTTCACCAAAGTTCTAAACAAGGGCGATGTCTTTGTCTTCCCAATTGGTCTTATTCACTTCCAATTCAACATAGGGCAGACCAATGCTGTTGCCTTTGCTGGTCTCAGCAGTCAAAATCCTGGGTTGATCACCATAGCAAACGCTGTCTTTGGATCTAATCCTCCAATCAATCCTGATGTTCTCGCCAAGGCCTTCCAGTTGGATAAGAATGTGGTTGATTATCTTCAGAAACAATTCTAA